From one Lolium rigidum isolate FL_2022 chromosome 4, APGP_CSIRO_Lrig_0.1, whole genome shotgun sequence genomic stretch:
- the LOC124650213 gene encoding cysteine-rich receptor-like protein kinase 44: MAPSPRAMRILGLPSLFLLLVGAGVATADLNYTDCPNEGNYTLGGVFQANLDALLSFLPATASGASGFATNATGAAPDQAFGLAQCRADVNPSECRACLDASAQEAASNSNCPGQKSSMVIHDYCLLRHSNASFFGTADTSVMLGLWSLCNNGNATQPELFMTQLVSLMRNLSSLAAYSSPRMFAVGEADVTSFTKIYGMAQCTRDLGGDDCNRCLSGTVTDILSSCNGKIGGQNIRRSCSVRYEESLFYSAKAAEAAMSPPAPAGGGLNGTDHSGGNNSTVKIALAVSVPVAAVLLVLLITALYLCKRKNKKPHEHVQISSAADCEDGEDMGSSESLLYDLSTLRAATDNFSEENKLGEGGFGPVYKGTLQDGQEIAVKRLSKTSQQGHVEMKNEVVLVAKLQHKNLVRLLGCCIQEQEMLLVYEFLANKSLDKILFDPVRRQELTWGHRFRIIQGIGRGLLYLHEDSRLTIIHRDLKASNILLDPDMSPKISDFGLAKLFSLDTSVGNTSHIAGTYGYMAPEYALHGIFSAKSDVYSYGVLVLEIIAGRRNTFSQYPGTNNEDLLTTVWRHWSHGSVTGLLDGCSADGLQPSEMLRCVHVGLLCVQEDAHLRPSMATVVVMLNSRSITLPVPTPPAYLVRSRAGALGRSQTHEEETPAGAVREPFGNDAYISDMEPR, translated from the exons ATGGCGCCCTCCCCACGAGCCATGCGTATCCTGGGCCTCccatctctcttcctcctcctagtCGGCGCAGGCGTCGCCACCGCAGACCTTAACTACACCGACTGCCCGAACGAAGGAAACTACACCCTCGGCGGCGTATTCCAGGCCAACCTCGACGctctcctctccttcctccccgCCACGGCGTCTGGCGCGTCCGGGTTCGCCACGAACGCTACCGGCGCAGCGCCCGACCAGGCGTTCGGGCTCGCGCAGTGCCGCGCTGACGTTAACCCGTCCGAGTGCCGAGCGTGCCTCGATGCCTCAGCGCAGGAGGCGGCCAGCAACAGCAACTGCCCCGGCCAGAAATCCTCCATGGTCATCCACGACTACTGCCTCCTGCGGCACTCGAACGCGAGCTTCTTCGGCACCGCCGACACGTCGGTGATGTTGGGACTCTGGTCACTCTGCAACAACGGGAACGCGACGCAGCCCGAGCTGTTCATGACGCAGCTGGTTTCTCTGATGAGAAACCTCAGTAGCCTGGCGGCGTACTCATCCCCGCGGATGTTCGCGGTCGGCGAGGCCGATGTCACGTCCTTCACGAAGATCTACGGCATGGCCCAGTGCACACGCGACCTCGGCGGCGACGACTGCAACCGCTGCCTCAGTGGAACCGTCACGGACATCCTCAGCAGCTGCAACGGAAAGATAGGCGGACAGAACATCCGCCGGAGCTGCTCCGTCCGGTACGAGGAATCCCTTTTCTACAGCGCCAAGGCCGCCGAGGCGGCGATGTCGCCGCCTGCTCCAGCAGGCGGCGGACTCAACGGTACCGACCACTCCG GAGGAAACAATTCCACGGTCAAGATAGCTCTGGCGGTCTCTGTTCCTGTCGCTGCCGTGCTGCTGGTGCTGTTGATCACTGCTTTGTACCTGTGCAAGAGGAAGAACAAGAAGCCACACGAGCATGTGCAGATTTCCAGCGCCG CTGACTGTGAGGATGGAGAAGACATGGGAAGTTCAGAGTCTCTCCTGTACGATCTGAGCACTCTAAGAGCTGCCACGGACAACTTCTCTGAAGAAAATAAGCTAGGGGAAGGCGGGTTTGGGCCGGTCTACAAA GGCACACTGCAGGATGGGCAGGAGATCGCGGTGAAGAGGCTGTCGAAAACCTCCCAGCAAGGGCACGTGGAGATGAAGAACGAGGTTGTGCTAGTCGCGAAGCTCCAGCACAAGAATCTGGTGCGCTTGCTGGGCTGCTGCATCCAGGAGCAGGAGATGCTCCTCGTATACGAGTTCCTCGCCAACAAAAGCCTCGACAAAATTCTATTCG ATCCTGTGAGGAGGCAAGAGCTTACCTGGGGGCACAGGTTCAGGATCATCCAGGGTATCGGTCGAGGCCTTCTTTACCTCCACGAGGACTCGAGACTGACCATCATCCACCGGGACCTCAAAGCTAGCAACATCTTGCTAGACCCCGACATGAGCCCCAAGATCTCCGACTTCGGCCTCGCCAAGCTATTCAGCCTGGACACCAGCGTCGGGAACACCAGCCACATCGCCGGAACCTA CGGGTACATGGCGCCGGAGTACGCCCTGCACGGCATCTTCTCGGCCAAATCGGACGTGTACAGCTACGGCGTTCTGGTCCTGGAGATCATCGCGGGTCGCCGCAACACTTTCAGCCAGTATCCAGGCACAAATAACGAAGATCTTCTGACCACG GTGTGGAGGCACTGGAGCCATGGGAGCGTAACGGGGTTGCTCGACGGCTGCTCAGCCGACGGTCTCCAGCCGTCCGAGATGCTGCGGTGTGTCCACGTGGGGCTGCTCTGCGTCCAGGAGGACGCGCACCTGCGTCCAAGCATGGCGACCGTCGTCGTCATGCTCAACAGCCGCTCAATTACTCTCCCGGTGCCGACGCCGCCAGCCTACCTCGTTCGGAGCCGCGCGGGCGCATTGGGGAGGAGCCAGACGCACGAGGAAGAGACTCCGGCCGGAGCTGTTCGTGAGCCGTTTGGTAACGACGCCTATATTTCTGACATGGAGCCCCGGTGA
- the LOC124707490 gene encoding soluble inorganic pyrophosphatase-like, with the protein MSQEKGANGSADMEVSEAKRQAPRLNERILSSLSRRSVAAHPWHDLEIGPGAPAVFNVVVEITKGSKVKYELDKKTGMIKVDRILYSSVVYPHNYGFVPRTLCEDNDPIDVLVLMQEPVLPGTFLRARAIGLMPMIDQGEKDDKIIAVCADDPEFHNLNHLSELSPHRLQEIRRFFEDYKKNENKEVAVNDFLPADDARAAIQHSMDLYAEYIMHSLRR; encoded by the exons ATGAGCCAGGAGAAGGGAGCCAACGGCAGCGCCGATATGGAGGTGTCGGAGGCGAAGCGGCAGGCGCCGCGCCTCAACGAGCGGATCCTCTCCTCCCTCTCGCGGCGGTCCGTCGCCGCCCACCCATGGCACGATCTCGAGATCG GCCCCGGAGCTCCGGCGGTGTTCAACGTGGTGGTGGAGATCACCAAGGGGAGCAAGGTCAAGTACGAGCTCGACAAGAAGACCGGCATGATCAAG GTTGACCGGATCCTCTACTCGTCCGTGGTGTACCCGCACAACTACGGCTTCGTCCCACGCACCCTCTGCGAGGACAACGATCCCATCGATGTCCTCGTCCTCATGCAG GAACCCGTCCTCCCCGGCACCTTCCTCCGGGCCAGGGCCATCGGCCTCATGCCTATGATCGACCAG GGAGAGAAGGATGACAAGATCATCGCTGTCTGCGCCGACGACCCCGAGTTCCACAACCTGAACCATCTCAGCGAGCTCTCTCCTCACCGCCTCCAGGAGATCCGTCGCTTCTTCGAAGACT ATAAGAAGAATGAGAACAAGGAGGTGGCCGTCAATGACTTCCTCCCCGCTGATGATGCCCGTGCTGCCATCCAGCACTCCAT GGATCTGTACGCCGAATACATCATGCACAGCCTGAGGCGGTAG
- the LOC124707489 gene encoding fructose-1,6-bisphosphatase, cytosolic — protein sequence MDHAAEAQRTDLMTITRHALNEQGRHPESRGDFTILLSHIVLGCKFVASAVNKAGLAKLIGLAGETNIQGEEQKKLDVLSNEVFVKALVSSGRTCVLVSEENEEAIFVDAPLRGKYCVCFDPLDGSSNIDCGVSIGTIFGIYMIKDKDNATLEDVLQPGTDMIAAGYCMYGSSCTLVLSTGNGVNGFTLDPSLGEFILTHPNIKIPNKGKIYSVNEGNARNWDVPTAKFVEKCKFPQDGSSPKSLRYIGSMVADVHRTLLYGGIFLYPADKKSPNGKLRVLYEVFPMSFLMEQAGGQSFTGKQRALDLVPTEIHQRSPIFLGSYDDVEEIKSLYASESSNA from the exons ATGGATCACGCGGCGGAGGCGCAGCGGACGGACCTGATGACGATCACGCGGCACGCGCTGAACGAGCAGGGCCGGCACCCGGAGTCGCGCGGCGACTTCACCATCCTCCTCTCACACATCGTCCTCGGCTGCAAgttcgtcgcctccgccgtcaacAAGGCCGGCCTCGCAAAGCTCATCGGCCTCGCCGGAGAGACCAACATCCAG GGGGAGGAGCAGAAGAAGCTGGATGTGCTGTCCAACGAGGTCTTCGTCAAGGCGCTCGTCAGCAGCGGCCGCACT TGCGTTCTGGTGTCTGAAGAGAACGAGGAGGCCATATTCGTCGACGCTCCCCTCCGCGGGAA GTACTGCGTCTGCTTTGATCCGCTGGATGGCTCCTCCAACATCGACTGCGGCGTCTCCATCGGAACG ATCTTTGGGATCTACATGATCAAAGACAAGGACAATGCGACTCTGGAGGACGTGCTGCAACCTGGAACTGACATGATCGCGGCTGGCTACTGCATGTATGGGAGTTCATGCacg CTTGTCTTGAGCACTGGAAATGGTGTAAACGGTTTCACTCTTGATCCTTCCCTTGGGGAATTCATACTCACTCATCCCAACATAAAG ATTCCGAATAAAGGAAAGATATATTCGGTCAATGAAGGAAACGCCAGAAACTGGGACGTGCCTACCGCAAA GTTTGTAGAGAAATGCAAATTTCCCCAAGATGGTTCATCACCGAAATCCTTGAGATATATTGGAAG TATGGTTGCCGATGTTCACCGTACCCTGCTTTATGGAGGCATATTTCTGTACCCTGCAGACAAGAAGAGCCCAAACGGAAAACTTCG TGTTCTGTACGAAGTTTTCCCCATGTCGTTCCTGATGGAGCAAGCCGGAGGCCAATCTTTCACAGGCAAACAACGG GCTCTTGACCTTGTTCCTACTGAGATCCACCAGAGATCTCCAATATTCCTCGGGAGCTACGATGATGTAGAGGAGATCAAATCATTGTACGCTTCAGAGTCAAGCAACGCCTGA